CGGACACCTGTGGCTGCGTTGTCACTGGCCGTGCTGGCTCGTCCGGCCGCCGGTTGTCGGCACGCAGCTGTTCATCCACGCTGTGCGCTCCTCGCACGCCGCCCGATCGATCCGTCCAGGCATCCACGTGTCGACATCTCGCTAGAGCGGCTCGTCGACAGGCGGGCGACCGTAACTCGGGGGGTCGCTGCTCCGCTACCCCGCGGCGATGTCCCGCGCACCGGCGTCCGTTGGCCGCACACCGCGTGACACGTCGTCAGCCGATGCCACTTGGTCGACCGAGGCGGGCCGCACCCCGGCGGGTCACTCCGAACGCGCGGCGCACTCGACACACCGGATCGACAGCGGACGAGCCTCGAGCCGCGCCGGCGCGATCTCCCGGCCGCACTCGACACAGATCCCGTACGTGCCCGCGTCCATGCGAGCGAGTGCTTCATCGACCTGCTGGAGGCGGTTGCGGGCGTTGTCGATGTGGGCCAGCGCTTCGCTTCGCTGCTCGGTGACCTGCGCCGAGTCGGCGAAGCCCTC
The sequence above is a segment of the Actinomycetota bacterium genome. Coding sequences within it:
- a CDS encoding TraR/DksA C4-type zinc finger protein, producing the protein MDQEMLDRLRKQLDEEREQQLSQLETYGADPYGEAVRDLGGAEEGFADSAQVTEQRSEALAHIDNARNRLQQVDEALARMDAGTYGICVECGREIAPARLEARPLSIRCVECAARSE